From Halapricum desulfuricans, a single genomic window includes:
- a CDS encoding NAD-dependent epimerase/dehydratase family protein yields MTDDFHVAVTGGAGYIGSRVIERLQATHPDWTVTGIDNFYRGDVRQVGDVEIQHVDIRERDRLETALDGADVVIHLAAVSGVDDCRNNADLAQAVNVDGTANVAWFCRKRGAAMAFPFSMAVLGDPDQFPITIDQPRDPMNWYGRTKVLGERLVETYADGAFPAHLFMKSNLYGDHVVGDTVVSKGTVINFFLGRAMAGEPLTVYEPGSQARNYIHVKDVARAYVRSAERFKAQLTAGETGVEKYEIASDQDPSVMTVAEQVQAIATEYGIDVDIELVENPRAGEETLVEQFDVDTTAAHGTLGWDTEYTVEDAVRELFERRADEQ; encoded by the coding sequence ATGACCGACGACTTTCACGTCGCAGTGACCGGTGGCGCGGGCTACATCGGCAGCCGTGTGATCGAGCGCCTGCAGGCGACCCATCCCGACTGGACCGTGACCGGGATCGACAACTTCTATCGCGGTGACGTTCGCCAGGTCGGCGACGTCGAGATCCAGCACGTCGACATCCGCGAGCGCGACCGCCTGGAGACCGCTCTGGATGGGGCGGACGTCGTGATCCACCTGGCGGCGGTCAGCGGGGTCGACGACTGCCGGAACAACGCGGATCTCGCCCAGGCTGTCAACGTCGATGGGACCGCCAACGTCGCGTGGTTCTGTCGGAAGCGCGGTGCGGCGATGGCCTTCCCGTTCAGTATGGCCGTGCTGGGTGATCCCGACCAGTTCCCGATCACGATCGACCAGCCCCGGGACCCGATGAACTGGTACGGCCGGACGAAGGTGCTGGGCGAACGGCTCGTCGAGACCTACGCCGACGGCGCCTTCCCGGCCCATCTGTTCATGAAGTCGAACCTCTACGGCGATCACGTCGTCGGCGACACGGTCGTCTCGAAAGGCACAGTGATAAACTTCTTCCTCGGACGGGCGATGGCCGGCGAACCGCTGACGGTCTACGAGCCAGGCAGTCAGGCCCGCAACTACATCCACGTCAAAGATGTCGCTCGCGCATACGTCCGCAGTGCCGAGCGATTCAAAGCGCAACTCACGGCGGGCGAGACCGGCGTCGAGAAATACGAGATCGCCAGCGACCAGGACCCCAGCGTGATGACCGTCGCCGAGCAGGTCCAGGCGATCGCAACGGAGTACGGCATCGACGTGGATATCGAACTCGTCGAGAATCCCCGCGCCGGCGAGGAGACGCTGGTCGAACAGTTCGACGTCGACACCACGGCCGCTCACGGGACGCTGGGCTGGGACACCGAATACACCGTTGAGGACGCAGTCCGGGAACTGTTCGAGCGACGCGCCGACGAGCAGTAA
- a CDS encoding lycopene cyclase domain-containing protein, translated as MADLTYVGFHAVFVAPPLLVLASVTASTRDETRSVVRAIPTVAILVLALAYTTPWDNYLIHRGVWWYGDGTVAGRIWLAPLEEYLFVLLQPIVTALWLGLISKAFREPRGTVAMTVRDRIGGVVAALSVGALGVAMLTHAATFYMGAILSWAAPVLALQWAVGWRQLLARWRLLVVGVAAPALYFAVADRIAIEYGIWTIAGEYTTGLTIGGLPIEEGLFFLVTTLFVVQGLVLYPWVIDRWRA; from the coding sequence ATGGCAGACCTCACGTACGTCGGTTTCCACGCTGTGTTCGTCGCCCCACCGCTGCTCGTTCTGGCGTCGGTGACCGCGAGCACTCGCGATGAAACGCGGTCGGTCGTGCGCGCGATCCCGACCGTCGCGATCCTCGTGCTGGCGCTCGCATACACCACGCCCTGGGACAACTACCTGATCCACCGCGGCGTCTGGTGGTACGGAGACGGGACTGTCGCTGGACGGATCTGGCTGGCACCCCTCGAAGAGTACCTGTTCGTCCTGTTGCAGCCGATCGTCACGGCGCTGTGGCTCGGGTTGATCTCGAAGGCGTTCCGAGAACCGCGTGGGACGGTAGCGATGACCGTCCGCGACCGGATCGGCGGGGTCGTCGCCGCGCTGTCGGTCGGCGCGCTCGGCGTCGCGATGTTGACCCACGCGGCGACGTTCTACATGGGTGCGATCCTCTCGTGGGCTGCACCCGTGCTCGCCCTGCAGTGGGCAGTCGGCTGGCGGCAGTTGCTGGCGCGCTGGCGACTCCTCGTCGTCGGGGTTGCCGCCCCGGCGTTGTACTTCGCTGTGGCCGACCGGATCGCGATCGAGTACGGGATCTGGACGATCGCCGGGGAGTACACGACCGGGCTGACGATCGGCGGGCTCCCGATCGAGGAAGGGCTGTTCTTCCTCGTGACGACCCTGTTCGTCGTCCAGGGGCTCGTGCTGTACCCGTGGGTGATCGACCGATGGCGAGCGTGA
- a CDS encoding Brp/Blh family beta-carotene 15,15'-dioxygenase gives MASVTDGALASPVRDRVAAGTFRPVWIVLAAVGSVHLLGVRLPTTAQYGLLLGTVLLLGLPHGALDHLTLPRARDEPVTLRGIGIFSVAYLAVAGAYGIAWLVAPAASFAGFVLLTWFHWGQGDRAHLALATDAAHLEDPWVSRLTLLVRGGLPMVVPLLAFPEQYRSVTTTVVGLFDPGGGHWLAPAFDPSTRIAVGVGFGLATVGTLLAGHYVAGDRRGWRIDAVETGLLWAFFATVPPILAIGVYFAVWHSLRHLARLVAIDETASTALTEGATGRLLARVGTGALPMTVGALALFGAIAVVVPNEPGSLAGVGGVYLVLLAVLTLPHAGVVTVLDRVQRVV, from the coding sequence ATGGCGAGCGTGACCGACGGCGCACTCGCCAGCCCCGTTCGCGATCGGGTAGCCGCGGGGACGTTCCGGCCGGTCTGGATCGTCCTCGCTGCGGTCGGGTCCGTCCACCTGCTCGGCGTTCGTCTGCCGACGACGGCCCAGTACGGGTTGTTACTGGGAACCGTCCTGCTGCTGGGACTACCCCACGGCGCGCTCGATCACCTCACGCTCCCGCGGGCGCGCGACGAACCGGTGACGCTCCGCGGGATCGGCATCTTCTCGGTCGCGTACCTCGCCGTCGCGGGTGCATACGGGATCGCATGGCTGGTGGCACCGGCGGCGTCGTTCGCCGGGTTCGTCCTGCTGACCTGGTTCCACTGGGGGCAGGGCGATCGGGCGCATCTCGCGCTGGCGACCGACGCAGCCCATCTGGAGGATCCGTGGGTCAGTCGCCTGACGCTGCTCGTCCGTGGCGGACTGCCGATGGTGGTGCCACTGCTGGCGTTCCCCGAGCAGTATCGCTCGGTGACGACGACCGTCGTGGGGCTGTTCGATCCTGGCGGAGGGCACTGGCTCGCACCGGCCTTCGATCCCTCGACCCGGATCGCGGTCGGTGTCGGCTTCGGACTGGCGACCGTCGGGACGCTACTGGCCGGTCACTACGTCGCTGGCGATCGGCGCGGGTGGCGGATCGACGCCGTCGAGACGGGGTTGCTGTGGGCGTTTTTCGCGACAGTCCCGCCGATACTGGCGATCGGCGTCTACTTCGCAGTCTGGCACTCGCTGCGACATCTCGCACGACTGGTCGCGATCGACGAGACAGCGTCGACGGCACTGACCGAGGGAGCGACCGGCCGACTGCTCGCACGGGTTGGCACAGGCGCGCTCCCGATGACCGTCGGCGCGCTCGCGTTGTTCGGTGCCATCGCAGTCGTCGTCCCGAACGAACCGGGGTCGCTCGCTGGCGTCGGCGGCGTCTACCTGGTGTTGCTCGCCGTGTTGACGCTGCCACACGCCGGTGTCGTGACGGTGCTCGATCGAGTACAGAGAGTCGTGTGA
- a CDS encoding NAD-dependent epimerase/dehydratase family protein has product MHVLVTGGCGYIGSALLPLLQDDSTVDGVTVLDSLANGSPRNLLEAELGDGLAFRRGDVREYGDVESAMREADTVIHLAAITGASSTHDRREETFAVNRDGTTNVLTAAAKLGVENVVFASSCNNYGRTTETDIDEATEMDPLNPYAETKVASERELIEQAQEGEFDATALRMATNFGYSPGVRFNLVVNLFVFRALTDRPLTVYGDGTNWRPFIHVRDAARAFKHAAVSPEDWDRRVYNVGSNDGNYRISEIAEVVSEEVGDVDITYLEDEHPGPSYHVNFDRVAETGFETEWTLREGVRDLAATLTERQR; this is encoded by the coding sequence ATGCACGTACTCGTCACCGGGGGCTGTGGCTACATCGGCAGCGCGCTCCTCCCGCTGTTGCAGGACGATTCGACCGTCGATGGCGTCACGGTACTGGACTCGCTGGCGAACGGATCGCCTCGCAACCTCCTGGAAGCCGAACTCGGTGACGGGCTGGCCTTCCGGCGCGGCGACGTCCGCGAATACGGCGATGTCGAGAGCGCGATGCGTGAGGCGGACACGGTGATCCACCTGGCTGCGATCACCGGCGCATCGAGCACCCACGACCGTCGCGAGGAGACCTTCGCCGTCAACCGCGACGGGACGACGAACGTCCTCACCGCCGCGGCGAAACTCGGCGTCGAGAACGTCGTCTTCGCCTCCTCGTGTAACAACTACGGGCGGACGACGGAGACGGACATCGACGAAGCGACGGAGATGGACCCGCTCAATCCCTACGCGGAGACGAAAGTCGCCTCCGAGCGGGAACTGATTGAACAGGCCCAGGAAGGCGAGTTCGACGCGACGGCCTTGCGGATGGCCACGAACTTCGGGTACTCGCCGGGCGTCCGGTTCAATCTCGTAGTCAACCTCTTCGTCTTCCGGGCGCTGACCGACCGCCCGCTGACTGTGTACGGCGACGGGACCAACTGGCGGCCGTTCATCCACGTTCGGGACGCCGCCCGGGCGTTCAAACACGCGGCGGTCTCGCCGGAGGACTGGGACCGCCGGGTCTACAACGTCGGGTCCAACGACGGCAACTACCGAATCAGCGAGATCGCCGAGGTCGTCAGCGAGGAAGTCGGTGACGTGGACATCACCTACCTCGAAGACGAACATCCCGGCCCGTCCTATCATGTCAACTTCGACCGCGTCGCCGAGACGGGATTCGAGACCGAGTGGACGCTCCGGGAGGGGGTTCGCGATCTCGCGGCGACGTTGACGGAACGACAGCGATAA
- a CDS encoding NAD-dependent epimerase/dehydratase family protein: MSIIVTGGDGYLGWPAALRIADRTDDRVVLVDNFGRREWVEEIGSVSAVPIAYPDERIEAAEEVLGLTNLSFVEGDLTEKSFVDQLLEVHEPDTIVHTAAQPSAPYSQINGERANYTQHNNMQATRNLLWGLEEHDMTDTHFVETTTTGVYGAPEFPIPEGGATMENQGERDEVPFPAMAGSWYHLTKSHDAANMRLAHSQFDIPISDVRTAITYGTEVEETRADPRLKTRFDFDYYFGVVAHRFAAQAVSGYPVTIYGKGEQRKPFISLEDAVEGLARVALVDPDERPDDLTVYNQVTRAISIVEVGETIAEVADDYDLDVAVEHFENPRDEDETHKMEIENDRYLDLIDGQDQTFAEGVADIFATLTEHAGRIESHEDRFLPGVLEPDE, from the coding sequence ATGTCGATCATTGTCACCGGCGGTGACGGCTATCTCGGATGGCCGGCCGCCCTCCGTATCGCGGACCGAACCGACGACCGTGTGGTTCTCGTGGACAACTTCGGCCGACGCGAGTGGGTCGAGGAGATCGGCTCCGTCAGCGCCGTACCGATCGCTTACCCTGACGAGCGTATCGAGGCCGCCGAGGAGGTCCTCGGGCTGACGAATCTCTCCTTTGTCGAGGGAGATCTCACCGAGAAGTCCTTCGTCGATCAGCTACTCGAAGTCCACGAACCGGACACGATCGTCCACACGGCCGCTCAGCCCTCCGCTCCCTACAGTCAGATCAACGGCGAGCGGGCCAACTACACCCAGCACAACAACATGCAGGCGACGCGGAACCTGCTGTGGGGGCTGGAGGAACACGACATGACCGACACTCACTTCGTCGAGACGACCACGACGGGCGTCTACGGTGCGCCCGAGTTCCCCATCCCCGAGGGCGGCGCGACGATGGAGAACCAGGGCGAACGCGACGAGGTGCCGTTCCCGGCGATGGCCGGTTCGTGGTACCACCTCACGAAGAGCCACGACGCGGCCAACATGCGACTGGCCCACAGCCAGTTCGACATCCCGATCAGTGACGTTCGGACAGCGATCACCTACGGAACAGAGGTCGAGGAGACCCGCGCGGACCCCCGGCTGAAGACCCGTTTCGACTTCGATTACTACTTCGGCGTCGTCGCCCACCGATTCGCCGCCCAGGCCGTCTCGGGGTACCCCGTGACGATCTACGGCAAGGGTGAGCAGCGAAAGCCGTTCATCAGTCTCGAAGACGCCGTCGAGGGGCTGGCCCGCGTCGCGCTGGTCGATCCCGACGAGCGACCGGACGATCTCACCGTCTACAATCAGGTCACTCGCGCCATCTCCATCGTCGAGGTCGGCGAGACCATCGCCGAGGTCGCCGACGACTACGATCTGGACGTCGCGGTCGAGCACTTCGAGAACCCGCGTGACGAGGACGAGACCCACAAGATGGAGATCGAGAACGACCGCTATCTCGATCTGATCGACGGGCAGGATCAGACCTTCGCGGAGGGCGTTGCGGACATCTTCGCGACGCTGACCGAACACGCCGGCCGTATCGAGTCCCACGAGGACCGGTTCCTGCCGGGCGTGCTCGAACCCGACGAGTAA
- a CDS encoding TrmB family transcriptional regulator, with amino-acid sequence MSDAEDLLAHLDLREYETTALRELLALGRSTAPNLAEATGIPRARIYEVLDELADRGFIEVIPGRPKEYQAKHPEAILDRAVENERQDFESFQTEIKDVRAEFVSTFGPMFERASEDVTPTEDLFHVVDVGEPSETETRQLYHDAEREVNVLTKSFAYLDSIRPALADALDRGIDVRVLMLDPAHLSPDNREIQAEIYEELTDSYPEVAVRFSNEQLPLRGTVADPSMDYESGKAILLVEEKDIPLSMRQAAVTDNGSFVAGLKRLFDLIWEHDSDEAY; translated from the coding sequence ATGAGCGACGCCGAGGACCTGCTGGCACACCTGGATTTACGCGAGTACGAGACGACAGCCCTGCGGGAGCTGTTGGCTCTGGGGCGGTCGACCGCACCCAACCTCGCGGAAGCGACGGGGATTCCACGCGCGCGTATCTACGAAGTGCTCGACGAGCTGGCCGATCGGGGCTTCATCGAGGTGATCCCCGGCCGGCCCAAGGAGTACCAGGCCAAACACCCGGAGGCGATTCTCGATCGCGCGGTCGAGAACGAGCGCCAGGACTTCGAGTCCTTTCAGACGGAGATCAAGGACGTCCGGGCGGAGTTCGTCTCGACGTTCGGACCGATGTTCGAACGGGCAAGCGAGGACGTCACGCCCACTGAGGACCTCTTTCACGTCGTCGACGTCGGCGAACCCAGCGAGACCGAGACTCGACAGCTGTATCACGACGCCGAGCGCGAGGTCAACGTCCTCACGAAGAGTTTCGCCTATCTGGACTCGATCCGGCCGGCGCTTGCGGACGCGCTCGATCGCGGGATCGACGTTCGCGTGTTGATGCTCGACCCGGCGCACCTGTCGCCGGACAACCGCGAGATCCAGGCGGAGATATACGAGGAACTGACTGATAGCTATCCCGAGGTCGCGGTCCGGTTCAGCAACGAACAGCTCCCGCTCCGTGGGACGGTCGCCGATCCGAGTATGGATTACGAGTCGGGGAAAGCGATCTTGCTCGTCGAGGAGAAGGACATCCCGCTCTCGATGCGCCAGGCCGCCGTCACCGACAACGGGAGTTTCGTCGCCGGGCTGAAGCGGCTGTTCGATCTGATCTGGGAGCACGACAGCGACGAGGCGTACTGA
- a CDS encoding V-type ATP synthase subunit B — protein MQKEYKTITEISGPLVFAEVDEPVGYNEIVEIETPDGETRRGQVLESTSDHVAIQVFEGTGGIDRNASVRFLGETMKMKLTEDLLGRVLDGSGQPIDGGPEIEPDKREDIVGEAINPYSREYPAEFIQTGVSAIDGMNTLVRGQKLPIFSSSGQPHNDLALQIARQASVPEEEKEGGESEFAVIFGAMGITAEEANEFMDDFERTGALERSVVFMNLADDPATERTLTPRLALTTAEYLAFEKGYHVLTILTDMTNYCEALREIGAAREEVPGRRGYPGYMYTDLAQLYERAGRIKGVEGSITQIPILTMPSDDITHPIPDLTGYITEGQIIIDPDLNSQGIQPPINVLPSLSRLMDDGIGEGLTRGDHADVSDQLYAAYAEGEDLRDLVNIVGREALSERDNKYLDFADRFEAEFVQQGFTTDRDIGGTLDIGWDLLSMLPKEELNRIDEDLIDEHYRETVEEEVTAD, from the coding sequence ATGCAGAAAGAATACAAGACGATCACGGAGATCAGCGGACCGCTGGTGTTCGCCGAGGTCGACGAACCCGTCGGGTACAACGAAATCGTCGAGATCGAGACGCCGGACGGCGAAACCCGCCGTGGGCAGGTGCTCGAATCGACGAGCGATCACGTCGCGATCCAGGTCTTCGAAGGGACTGGCGGTATTGATCGAAACGCATCGGTGCGGTTCCTCGGCGAGACGATGAAGATGAAGTTGACCGAGGACCTGCTCGGTCGCGTCCTAGACGGCTCGGGCCAGCCAATCGACGGCGGGCCCGAGATCGAACCGGACAAACGCGAGGACATCGTCGGCGAGGCGATCAACCCCTACTCCCGGGAGTACCCCGCGGAGTTCATCCAGACGGGCGTCTCGGCCATCGACGGTATGAACACGCTCGTCCGCGGTCAGAAGCTCCCGATCTTCTCCAGTTCGGGCCAGCCCCACAACGACCTGGCGCTGCAGATCGCACGCCAGGCGAGCGTCCCCGAAGAGGAGAAAGAGGGCGGCGAGTCGGAGTTCGCAGTCATCTTCGGCGCGATGGGGATCACCGCCGAAGAGGCAAACGAGTTCATGGACGACTTCGAGCGCACGGGCGCGCTCGAACGCAGCGTCGTCTTCATGAACCTCGCCGACGACCCCGCGACCGAGCGGACGCTGACTCCGCGGCTGGCGCTGACGACCGCCGAGTACCTGGCCTTCGAGAAGGGGTATCACGTCCTGACGATCCTGACGGACATGACCAACTACTGTGAGGCGCTGCGCGAGATCGGAGCCGCCCGCGAGGAGGTCCCGGGTCGCCGTGGGTACCCCGGGTACATGTACACCGACCTGGCCCAGCTGTACGAGCGGGCCGGGCGGATCAAGGGCGTGGAGGGATCGATCACCCAGATCCCGATCCTGACGATGCCTTCCGATGACATCACCCACCCGATCCCGGACCTGACCGGCTACATCACCGAGGGGCAGATCATCATCGACCCGGACCTCAACAGTCAGGGTATCCAGCCGCCGATCAACGTCCTGCCCAGCCTCTCGCGGCTGATGGACGACGGGATCGGCGAGGGGCTGACCCGCGGTGACCACGCCGACGTCTCCGACCAGCTCTACGCTGCGTACGCGGAGGGTGAGGACCTGCGCGACCTCGTGAACATCGTCGGTCGCGAAGCCCTCTCGGAACGCGACAACAAGTATCTGGACTTCGCCGACCGCTTCGAGGCGGAGTTCGTACAGCAGGGCTTTACGACGGATCGCGATATCGGCGGTACCCTGGACATCGGCTGGGATCTGCTCAGCATGCTCCCGAAAGAGGAACTCAACCGCATCGACGAGGACCTCATCGACGAGCACTACCGGGAGACAGTCGAGGAAGAAGTCACTGCGGACTGA
- a CDS encoding bacteriorhodopsin — protein sequence MALLSSQPLATIGTAVLQLGDLSATPGDEAIWLWLGTAGMFLGMLYFIARGWGVTDSRRQKFYIVTTFIAAIAFVNYLAMATGFGVIDLAPFIDGVEELKIYWPRYTDWVLTTPLLLYDLALLAGADRNTIATLVGLDVMMILTGLVATLTIAPIDSLGLSTEAHRLVWWGVSTGFFLVLIFYLFQGLSSKAAQLSGDTKSTFNTLRYMIVGLWFVYPVWWLIGTEGLAVVGLPIETAGFMVLDLTAKVGFGIVLLASHSVLDDAGTSTASTA from the coding sequence ATGGCACTGCTGAGCAGCCAACCGCTGGCAACGATCGGTACAGCTGTATTGCAACTAGGCGACCTGAGTGCAACACCGGGCGACGAGGCGATATGGTTGTGGCTCGGTACGGCAGGCATGTTCCTCGGGATGCTGTATTTCATCGCCCGAGGCTGGGGCGTGACGGATTCGCGCCGCCAGAAGTTCTACATCGTGACAACGTTCATCGCCGCGATCGCGTTCGTGAACTATCTCGCGATGGCGACAGGGTTCGGCGTAATCGACCTCGCACCGTTCATCGACGGCGTCGAAGAGCTGAAAATTTACTGGCCCCGATACACCGACTGGGTCCTGACGACGCCGCTGTTGCTGTACGATCTGGCGTTGCTCGCTGGCGCTGACCGCAATACCATCGCGACGCTGGTCGGACTGGACGTTATGATGATCCTGACTGGCCTGGTCGCGACGCTGACGATCGCGCCGATCGACTCGCTCGGCCTCAGCACCGAGGCACACCGCCTGGTCTGGTGGGGCGTCAGCACCGGCTTCTTCCTGGTGCTGATCTTCTACCTGTTCCAGGGCCTCTCATCGAAAGCAGCCCAGCTGTCGGGTGACACGAAAAGCACGTTCAACACCCTCCGGTACATGATCGTCGGCCTGTGGTTCGTCTACCCGGTCTGGTGGCTGATCGGGACCGAAGGGCTCGCTGTCGTCGGACTACCGATCGAGACGGCCGGATTCATGGTGCTCGACCTGACCGCGAAGGTCGGGTTCGGCATCGTCCTGCTGGCCAGTCACAGCGTCCTCGACGACGCTGGCACGTCGACGGCGTCGACTGCATAA
- the serA gene encoding phosphoglycerate dehydrogenase, giving the protein MKVLVTDPISDAGLARLRDAGYEVVTDYDVDTEGVIEQIADVNGLLVRGTEITREVFEAAPNLQIVSRAGIGVDNIDIPAATDHGVIVANAPRGNVRAAAELTIGLAFSVASQVPQAHQRLIEGEWAKDDITRTELGGMTVGIVGLGRLGQEVGWRFDNLGLDVVAYDPYLGEDRADQMDVELLELDELLETVDMLSVQARLTEETRGLIGEDEIERFDGDFVVHTSRGGIIDEQALADAVESGDIKGAGVDVYSEEPPSKDHPFMTVEDIITTPHLGAKTRNAQVNVAVTAADQVIDALEGELVKNAINVPSVEATAYPRIRNYVEVAETASLVAMRLFDGRVEEIEITYAGDIADEDLDLVTAAVFKPYGWQDQVVNAPARIAERRGIDVTESRRRETKDFRNLLSVTVGNGAESLTVSGTLFAGEEPRLVEIDGYRVDAEPYGYMLLSRNRDEPGVIGAIGRILGDHNVNIASMSNARESIDGEALTVYNLDDPVDEETISDLLADDRITDVTLIDLEQR; this is encoded by the coding sequence ATGAAGGTACTGGTCACGGATCCGATCTCCGACGCCGGTCTCGCGCGCTTGCGCGACGCCGGTTACGAGGTGGTGACCGATTACGACGTCGATACCGAGGGTGTCATCGAGCAGATAGCGGACGTCAACGGCCTGCTGGTCCGCGGGACGGAAATCACCCGTGAGGTGTTCGAGGCCGCGCCGAACCTGCAGATCGTCTCGCGGGCCGGCATCGGTGTCGACAACATCGACATCCCGGCCGCGACTGATCACGGTGTCATCGTCGCCAACGCGCCGCGCGGCAACGTGCGTGCGGCCGCGGAGCTGACGATCGGGCTGGCGTTCAGTGTCGCCAGTCAGGTCCCGCAGGCCCACCAGCGGCTCATCGAGGGCGAGTGGGCCAAAGACGACATCACACGCACTGAACTCGGCGGGATGACCGTCGGCATCGTCGGACTCGGCCGACTCGGCCAGGAAGTCGGCTGGCGGTTCGACAATCTCGGACTCGACGTCGTCGCCTACGACCCCTATCTGGGCGAGGATCGAGCCGACCAGATGGACGTCGAACTGCTCGAACTGGACGAGTTGCTGGAGACCGTCGACATGCTCTCGGTACAGGCCCGACTGACCGAGGAGACGCGCGGTCTCATCGGCGAGGACGAGATCGAACGGTTCGACGGTGACTTCGTCGTCCACACGTCCCGTGGCGGCATCATCGACGAGCAAGCCCTCGCGGACGCCGTCGAATCCGGGGACATCAAGGGCGCTGGTGTGGACGTCTACAGCGAGGAGCCGCCGTCCAAGGACCATCCGTTCATGACCGTCGAGGATATCATCACGACGCCACACCTCGGCGCGAAGACCCGCAACGCGCAGGTCAACGTCGCCGTCACCGCTGCCGATCAGGTCATCGACGCGCTCGAAGGCGAACTCGTGAAGAACGCGATCAACGTCCCGTCCGTCGAGGCGACGGCCTATCCCCGCATCCGGAACTACGTCGAGGTCGCCGAAACGGCGAGTCTCGTCGCGATGCGGCTGTTCGACGGCCGCGTCGAGGAGATCGAGATCACCTACGCCGGCGACATCGCCGACGAGGATCTGGATCTCGTGACCGCCGCCGTGTTCAAACCGTACGGCTGGCAGGATCAGGTCGTCAACGCACCCGCACGCATCGCCGAACGCCGCGGTATCGACGTCACCGAAAGCCGTCGGCGCGAGACCAAGGACTTCCGGAACCTGCTGTCGGTCACTGTTGGCAACGGTGCGGAGTCACTGACGGTCTCCGGGACGCTGTTTGCCGGCGAAGAGCCCCGTCTCGTCGAGATCGACGGCTACCGTGTCGATGCCGAGCCGTACGGCTACATGCTGCTGTCACGCAACCGTGACGAACCCGGTGTCATCGGTGCGATCGGTCGGATCCTCGGCGACCACAACGTCAACATCGCGAGCATGTCTAACGCCCGCGAGAGCATCGACGGTGAGGCCCTGACGGTGTACAACCTCGACGACCCCGTCGACGAGGAGACCATCTCGGACCTGCTGGCCGACGACAGGATCACGGACGTGACGCTGATCGATCTCGAACAGCGGTAA